One Pararge aegeria chromosome 1, ilParAegt1.1, whole genome shotgun sequence genomic region harbors:
- the LOC120623698 gene encoding uncharacterized protein LOC120623698 — translation MEKFNNLKQLLQRKQELIRIKAEIERSESVKNHKEYSYSQNSSADIIDQSDTECIKLDVQSFLAKKSHNSRDSIESNLNSSATDIIVDINESDISTFQSYDTVEIKKQKEAVVNYSSSDSSNILNTSTLCLEMSHSFFNDSNNSDLVKSNNIPESSETEKKINIVSVENVDNILTAKLNEKKYCELYSNDSVKRCNKNDVLPLKETKKYSQNVNQIVTFNECSNIPNTSFCKLGLDISKSACAPVMAFDLPTSQSTDIAPLDTVSPTSYTDIKALALPVSSCTAIEIETLCTDHATPRGDNKALGLHSSPSLLDFVPTTSCADIMYMDIPKAHSPDISVLDIVPATSCTDGMNVDSPVSLAADIPVQVIVPETACDEISDSSSLKKLGTLNLPTPSSSNTNKNRMPDIKKSRKRKCIQELPKLKKEHIDFISDDECYDKLNVAQGEDFSSGSSDLWSGKESDNMSSSNSENDPKHTKPTNKRKKLQKKRNIDKPLEGTVQFKKRKVENKRKIRRMKREKGDSYETSSGKLVEKKTLKANPCEPTKCPRNCFEITEERRQSIFDYFWNLNSQRKKDWLVQCALRVPVNRPKKGVIDSKRKFTYEYYINEGEGRRQELNTSKIRIATMKKKDVNTFTTKHSMKPDATTHEIKLFDNYFKPKGKGVIKGKGKGKGKGKLKEKDTAPSASNETLEIKLKKEFQQLKPLYKKRLAISEIKYKDLTKLCNDGVIPSRYHGDFTNLPYAKKIQDTLNQTDEDDSSVDSV, via the exons atggaaaaatttaataatttaaaacaattactgcAGCGTAAACAGGAATTGATAAGAATAAAGGCAGAAATAGAAAG ATCCGAATCTGTAAAAAACCATAAGGAATACTCGTACTCCCAAAACTCGTCAGCTGATATAATTGATCAAAGTGATACAGAATGTATAAAACTCGACGTGCAGTCATTTTTAGCAAAAAA ATCCCATAATTCTCGTGACTCAATTGAGAGCAATTTGAACTCGTCAGCTACAGATATTATTGTAGATATCAATGAATCAGATATTTCAACATTTCAGTCATATGATACtgtggaaattaaaaaacaaaaggaagCAGTTGTGAATTATAGTAGTAGTGACAGCAGCAATATTCTTAACACGTCAACTCTATGTCTAGAAATGTCTCACtcattttttaatgattctAATAATAGTGATCTCGTTAAGAGTAATAATATACCCGAGTCATCTGAAACagaaaagaaaattaacatTGTTTCTGTTGAAAACGTTGATAATATTTTGACTGCTAAACTCAATGAAAAGAAATACTGTGAACTTTATTCAAATGACAGTGTAAAACGTTGTAACAAAAACGATGTGTTGCccttaaaagaaacaaaaaaatattcacaaaatGTTAATCAAATAGTGACCTTTAATGAATGTTCGAACATACCTAATACATCATTCTGCAAACTTGGTTTGGATATCTCTAAATCTGCCTGCGCCCCCGTTATGGCTTTTGATTTACCTACATCTCAGTCCACAGATATTGCACCTTTAGATACAGTATCTCCAACCTCTTACACTGATATTAAGGCTTTGGCTCTACCTGTGTCTTCTTGCACTGCCATTGAGATTGAGACTTTGTGCACAGACCATGCAACTCCTCGCGGTGATAACAAAGCTTTGGGTCTTCATTCATCTCCCTCATTGTTAGACTTTGTACCGACAACTTCTTGTGCAGACATTATGTACATGGACATACCTAAAGCTCACTCTCCAGATATTTCAGTGCTGGATATAGTCCCTGCAACTTCCTGTACAGATGGTATGAATGTGGACTCACCTGTATCTCTTGCTGCAGATATCCCAGTACAGGTTATAGTACCTGAAACTGCCTGTGATGAAATATCGGACTCATcttccttaaaaaaattaggaacATTGAACTTACCTACTCCTTCTAGtagcaatacaaataaaaatcgaatgcctgatattaaaaaatctcGCAAAAGAAAATGTATACAGGAACTCCCtaagttaaaaaaagaacacatTGATTTTATATCAGACGATGAATGTTATGACAAACTTAATGTTGCTCAAGGCGAAGATTTTTCCTCTGGAAGCTCAGATCTATGGTCCGGCAAAGAAAGCGATAACATGTCGTCATCTAACTCTGAAAATGACCCAAAACATACTAAACCTACAAATAAGAGAAAGAAattacaaaagaaaagaaatattgACAAACCATTGGAAGGAACTGTACAatttaagaaaagaaaagtgGAAAATAAAAGGAAGATTAGGAGAATGAAACGAGAAAAAGGTGACAGTTATGAGACTTCGTCTGGAAAGCTTGTagagaaaaaaacattaaaggcAAATCCCTGCGAGCCTACAAAATGTCCCAGGAATTGTTTTGAAATCACCGAGGAAAGGAgacaaagtatttttgattatttttggaatttgaattctCAAAGAAAAAAAGATTGGCTGGTACAATGTGCCTTACGAGTTCCGGTTAATAGACCAAAAAAAGGCGTGATCGACAGCAAAAGAAAGTTTACTTACGAATACTACATAAATGAAGGCGAGGGCAGAAGACAG GAATTAAATACATCGAAAATTAGAATTGCTACAATGAAGAAAAAGGATGTAAACACGTTTACAACTAAACATTCTATGAAACCTGATGCGACCActcatgaaattaaattatttgataattattttaagccaAAAGGAAAGGGTGTAATAAAAGGAAAGGGTAAAGGAAAAGGGAAAGGAAAATTGAAGGAAAAGGATACTGCACCATCAGCTTCTAATGAGacgttagaaataaaattaaaaaaggaattcCAACAATTGAAACccctttataaaaaaagattggCCATATCAGAAATCAAATATAAAGATTTGACAAAGCTATGCAATGATGGTGTTATCCCTAGCAGATATCATGGGGATTTTACTAATCTACCCTATGCTAAGAAAATACAAGACACACTCAATCAAACGGACGAAGATGACTCCTCTGTTGACTCTGTCTAG